In Carya illinoinensis cultivar Pawnee chromosome 10, C.illinoinensisPawnee_v1, whole genome shotgun sequence, one DNA window encodes the following:
- the LOC122278085 gene encoding patellin-6-like produces MEASSPISILNTPLQGLPEASPKPYKKSFVTTLMAAATLRSPSFREDTYFISHLKSSEKKALQELKDKLLASDSSDASMWGIPLLGGDEKADVILLKFLRARDFRVSDSLNMLLKCLGWRRDFGADSVIEEDLGFKELEGVVAYMHGYDTEGHPVCYNAYGVFRDRDMYERIFGDEEKLQKFLRWRVQVLERGINLLHFKPGGVNSIIQVTDLKDMPKRELRVASNHILSLFQDNYPEMVARKIFINVPWYFSLLYSMFSRFLTQRTQSKFVICKEGNVAETLYKFIRPEDVPVQYGGLSRPSDLHNGPPKPASEFTVKAGEKVNIQIEGIEAGATITWDIVVGGWELVYSAEFVPCAEGSYTIAVERPRKMAASEEAVYNSFTAREAGKMVLSVDNTASRKKKVAAYRYIVRKSTAIVPSTFDYAN; encoded by the exons ATGGAAGCCTCATCACCCATCTCCATCCTAAACACCCCACTACAAGGCCTCCCAGAGGCGTCCCCAAAACCCTATAAGAAAAGCTTCGTCACCACACTCATGGCGGCCGCTACACTTCGCTCTCCTTCATTCAGAGAGGACACCTACTTCATCTCTCACCTCAAGTCCTCGGAAAAGAAAGCTCTCCAAGAGCTCAAGGACAAACTCTTGGCATCTGATTCCTCTGATGCTTCAATGTGGGGCATCCCTCTCTTAGGAGGTGACGAGAAGGCCGATGTGATTCTCTTGAAGTTCCTGCGAGCCAGAGACTTTAGGGTCTCTGACTCCCTCAACATGTTGCTGAAGTGCTTGGGATGGAGGAGAGATTTCGGAGCGGATAGTGTTATTGAGGAGGATCTGGGGTTCAAGGAGCTTGAGGGTGTCGTGGCCTATATGCATGGTTATGACACAGAGGGGCACCCTGTTTGTTACAACGCGTACGGGGTTTTCAGAGACAGAGATATGTACGAGAGGATCTTTGGTGACGAAGAGAAGCTCCAGAAGTTCTTGAGATGGAGGGTTCAGGTGCTTGAGAGAGGGATTAACCTGCTACATTTTAAGCCCGGTGGGGTTAACTCTATCATCCAGGTCACTGATCTCAAGGACATGCCCAAGAGAGAGCTAAGGGTCGCTTCTAATCACATCCTCTCCTTGTTTCAAGATAACTATCCTGAAATGGTCGCTCGCAAG ATTTTTATCAATGTTCCATGGTACTTCAGCTTATTATATTCCATGTTCAGCCGATTTCTAACTCAGCGAACTCAGAGTAAGTTCGTGATCTGCAAGGAAGGGAATGTGGCCGAGACACTTTACAA GTTCATTAGGCCTGAGGATGTTCCTGTTCAGTACGGTGGACTAAGCCGACCCAGTGATTTACACAATGGTCCCCCAAAACCAGCCTCCGAGTTCACCGTCAAAGCCGGAGAGAAAGTTAATATTCAGATCGAGGGAATCGAG GCTGGTGCAACGATAACATGGGACATAGTGGTGGGGGGCTGGGAGTTGGTATACAGTGCAGAGTTCGTGCCCTGTGCAGAAGGCAGCTACACCATTGCTGTGGAGAGGCCTAGGAAGATGGCAGCATCTGAAGAAGCAGTTTACAACTCGTTCACTGCACGTGAGGCAGGTAAAATGGTGCTATCAGTAGACAACACTGCTTCCAGGAAGAAAAAAGTTGCTGCTTATCGTTACATCGTGCGCAAATCCACTGCCATAGTACCATCTACCTTTGACTATGCTAATTAA
- the LOC122278783 gene encoding probable protein phosphatase 2C 65, with product MGACCTKDGGCTGSMGDLVEWKEDEAGEEIDIRRGDDGDLIRLKGPSSFTSMYSQQGRKGINQDAMTVWEDLSGEKEMFFCGIFDGHGPQGHRVAHHVRDNLPSKLSAALKVSQRHQRKYSKVDVDITDTDDDSSGNCNSRVDIKDRPRNPYSQNISLASWEGSFVKSFKETDEELCLNSSIDSFCSGTTAVTIVKQGRHLIIANLGDSRAVLCTRGDNNQLLPIQLTVDLKPDVPSEAERIMNCRGRVFAMEGQPDVHRIWMPDEDCPGLAMSRAFGDFCLKDCGLISVPEVSYRNLTINDEFVVLATDGVWDVLTNNEVIKIVSSAKKPSMAAKLLVNHAVKTWRCKYPSSKVDDCTVICLFLKSQPTT from the exons ATGGGCGCCTGTTGTACTAAGGATGGCGGGTGTACAGGGTCCATGGGGGATCTTGTGGAATGGAAGGAAGACGAGGCGGGTGAAGAGATTGACATTCGACGTGGAGATGATGGAGACCTTATAAGGTTGAAAGGACCTTCTAGCTTTACATCAATGTACTCCCAGCAAGGAAGAAAAGGGATCAACCAAGACGCCATGACAGTTTGGGAG GATTTGTCTGGCGAGAAAGAAATGTTCTTCTGTGGTATTTTCGATGGTCATGGTCCCCAGGGTCACAGAGTTGCACACCATGTACGTGACAATTTACCCTCAAAGCTCTCTGCAGCACTGAAAGTCTCACAACGTCATCAAAGAAAATATAGTaaggttgatgttgatattacCGATACCGACGATGATTCTAGTGGTAATTGCAACAGTCGCGTCGACATCAAAGATCGTCCTAGGAACCCTTACAGTCAGAATATATCTCTTGCTTCATGGGAGGGCAGCTTtgttaaatctttcaaagaaacGGATGAAGAACTTTGTCTAAATTCCTCCATTGATAGCTTTTGCAGTGGTACCACAGCCGTGACTATAGTCAAGCAG GGTCGCCACTTGATAATTGCCAACTTGGGAGATTCTCGAGCAGTTCTTTGTACAAGAGGAGACAATAATCAACTTCTACCCATTCAACTCACAGTTGACTTGAAACCAGATGTTCCAA GTGAAGCTGAAAGAATAATGAATTGTCGGGGCAGAGTTTTTGCAATGGAAGGACAACCTGATGTTCATAGAATATGGATGCCTGATGAAGATTGCCCTGGTCTTGCTATGTCGAGGGCTTTTGGAGATTTCTGCCTTAAAGACTGTGGTCTGATATCAGTTCCTGAAGTTTCTTATAGGAACCTCACTATCAATGATGAGTTTGTGGTTCTAGCAACCGATGGG GTATGGGATGTGTTAACAAACAATGAAGTTATAAAAATAGTTTCTTCTGCAAAGAAACCATCAATGGCAGCCAAATTGTTGGTAAATCATGCTGTTAAAACCTGGAGATGTAAATATCCGAGTTCCAAGGTAGATGACTGTACAGTCATATGCTTGTTCCTCAAAAGCCAGCCTACTACTTAA